A stretch of the Lactuca sativa cultivar Salinas chromosome 9, Lsat_Salinas_v11, whole genome shotgun sequence genome encodes the following:
- the LOC111881268 gene encoding cold-regulated 413 plasma membrane protein 2-like, producing the protein MSTDPTLSEATSKLINSDLKDIGEATRKLADHVIKLGVSGGFITTCLQWIACFAGIYLLILDQTNWRTKILTSLLVLYIFLTLPEWLFGILHGDIGKWITLVGVVLRLFFLINLGFQLKLIEMNFVNLKSNLITIVLKNTEYLELSGSLLLLVVVAPNFVAGYVRVGWIRVIVCLVIGCYLLQEHIRASGGFKNTFNKSNGISNPIGIVLLFVFPVWATIRLIF; encoded by the exons ATGTCGACCGATCCAACTCTATCAGAAGCAACATCCAAGTTAATCAACTCCGATTTGAAAGATATCGGAGAAGCTACGAGGAAATTGGCTGATCATGTCATCAAGCTCGGAGTCAGTGGTGGTTTCATCACTACCTGCCTCCAATGGATCGCTTGCTTCGCCGGCAT TTATTTGCTGATACTCGATCAAACAAACTGGAGGACGAAGATCCTTACTTCACTTTTGGTTCTCTACATCTTCTTGACTCTTCCTGAGTGGCTCTTCGGAATTTTGCA cgGAGACATCGGGAAATGGATCACATTAGTCGGAGTCGTATTGCGTCTCTTCTTCC taattaatttaggttttcaATTGAAATTGATTGAAATGAATTTCGTTAATTTGAAATCAAATCTCATTACGATTGTTCTGAAAAATACAGAATATCTAGAGTTGTCGGGATCTTTGCTCCTTTTGGTTGTGGTAGCTCCAAACTTCGTCGCCGGCTATGTCAGAGTAGGGTGGATCAGAGTGATTGTTTGCTTGGTTATCGGATGCTATTTGCTTCAAGAACACATCAGAGCTTCTGGAGGATTCAAGAACACTTTCAACAAGAGCAATGGCATTTCCAACCCCATCGGTATCGTTCTCTTGTTCGTCTTCCCTGTCTGGGCTACAATCAGGTTAATATTCTGA
- the LOC111881284 gene encoding uncharacterized protein LOC111881284 yields the protein MDTGTKKEVPAEKRSFSNLPPEILSSIADRLPMIELLGFRGTCNDFRSASSTASAAIESLRSPWLLFHKTDSSECLIYNDEESKTYNRNIPDLKGAVCLASYHGWLLLYKDESIFFFCPFSLAKIVLPDFPHKQIDGHVAAFSDVPTSDHCIVSVINGIDEASVEVNVISKGQTAWTPHMIPTRNNFSSSISAATFDEKSRNFYYMDDGKTMLSFSVKDKKWKPYTIVKGAEVNKDMESMPYCYKKHVFRNRIEDTRDRFNLEDDEYVAVCGLSYESAEDCHRHVYLNEVVDDSPSKKRVRRAVWIQPRFFEAHPNQLRCDYCYYLLSGSLVWFSKCVKTCEKESTKRLQGPMDVDRFRLRKRLRGRLD from the exons ATGGATACCGGAACGAAGAAGGAAGTTCCGGCTGAAAAGAGATCATTTTCCAATCTTCCCCCGGAGATTCTATCCTCCATAGCCGATAGATTACCGATGATTGAGCTTTTAGGTTTCCGTGGAACCTGTAATGATTTCCGATCTGCTTCATCCACTGCGTCAGCTGCAATCGAATCTCTTCGATCTCCATGGTTACTGTTCCACAAAACCGACAGTTCAGAATGTCTCATCTACAACGACGAAGAATCAAAAACCTACAATCGGAACATTCCAGATCTCAAAGGCGCAGTCTGTCTTGCATCATATCACGGATGGCTGCTACTATATAAAGACGAATCGATTTTCTTCTTTTGCCCCTTTTCACTTGCGAAAATCGTTCTTCCCGATTTCCCACACAAGCAAATCGACGGCCATGTCGCGGCGTTTTCCGACGTACCTACCTCTGATCACTGCATCGTCTCCGTTATCAACGGTATCGATGAAGCGTCTGTTGAAGTAAACGTGATTTCCAAAGGCCAAACTGCGTGGACTCCACACATGATACCGACCCGTAATAATTTCAGCTCTTCCATTAGTGCAGCAACATTCGATGAGAAGAGTCGAAATTTTTACTACATGGATGATGGGAAAACTATGTTATCATTTTCAGTGAAAGATAAAAAATGGAAACCCTACACCATCGTGAAAGGTGCTGAAGTGAACAAGGATATGGAAAGTATGCCTTATTGTTATAAGAAGCATGTCTTTCGTAACAGGATtgaggataccagagaccgattTAATCTTGAAGACGATGAATATGTTGCTGTTTGTGGATTATCATACGAATCAGCTGAGGATTGTCATCGACATGTGTATCTAAACGAAGTTGTAGATGATTCTCCTTCGAAAAAGCGTGTGCGTAGAGCGGTGTGGATTCAACCGAGGTTCTTTGAAGCTCATCCCAACCAGCTGCGATG cgaTTATTGTTACTATTTGCTTTCAGGATCTTTGGTTTGGTTTAGTAAGTGTGTCAAAACTT GTGAGAAGGAAAGCACGAAGCGGCTGCAAGGTCCAATGGATGTCGATCGATTCAGGCTAAGGAAGCGTCTCCGGGGTCGACTAGACTGA